One Candidatus Saccharimonadales bacterium genomic window carries:
- a CDS encoding tetratricopeptide repeat protein yields the protein MLGVILIAILGGWAIWKPQTIAEVATDLPQKISEKLDRLWDVAQESLRDKKYLRAEKALLTILRIDERNATAYNRLGILYAKQQAFKDAIECFEIAQSLAPSASSLHNVGLIYYETGQYEKAGLAFEQALAMENDIASRHIAYAKVQEKLGRLKRMTESLEHAVELEPTPQTLSILADAYDRNGQKDLAAELRDKAAKMIIPEGQPKQIRQVRRVVM from the coding sequence ATGTTAGGCGTAATCCTTATCGCAATCCTCGGTGGCTGGGCCATCTGGAAACCACAAACTATCGCAGAAGTTGCTACCGATCTTCCTCAGAAGATATCCGAAAAGTTAGATCGCCTATGGGACGTCGCCCAAGAATCCTTGCGTGATAAAAAATATCTCCGTGCTGAAAAGGCGCTCCTTACGATTCTTCGGATCGACGAACGAAATGCGACCGCATACAATCGTCTCGGTATCCTTTATGCCAAGCAACAGGCATTTAAGGATGCCATCGAGTGTTTTGAAATTGCCCAGAGCCTCGCGCCCAGTGCAAGCAGCCTTCATAACGTCGGGCTTATTTACTACGAGACGGGACAATACGAAAAGGCCGGCCTTGCATTTGAACAGGCACTCGCCATGGAGAATGACATCGCATCGCGCCACATAGCGTATGCGAAAGTACAAGAAAAGCTCGGACGATTAAAGCGCATGACCGAATCGCTTGAACATGCGGTTGAGCTTGAGCCAACTCCTCAAACTCTAAGTATTCTCGCAGATGCATACGACCGCAACGGCCAAAAAGATCTAGCCGCAGAACTCCGCGACAAAGCAGCTAAAATGATTATTCCCGAGGGTCAACCTAAGCAAATCCGTCAAGTTCGTCGGGTGGTTATGTAG
- a CDS encoding alpha/beta fold hydrolase produces the protein MFDVFTHRWLRIPYTLHAHVDQKPKKPIATVLLIHGIGNSGAAWDSVVAKLPDSIHVISIDLLGFGNSPRPAWAIYNAKTQARSVLTTLLKLKARHPIIIVGHSLGALVAVEFAKRYPLLVRSLILVSPPFYQSVTNSSKQLPNADRMRREIYRLIKKRPDQLIQIANLALKLGLLNKTFNLTKDNASIYLNALEASILNQTSLHDAEHLKLPIRILYGMLDPVIASRNLAYLAQKNKYVRTTAVLASHEVLGTFASKVADAIKASVTDEVAGNTRL, from the coding sequence ATGTTTGACGTCTTTACCCACCGATGGCTCCGTATACCGTATACACTTCATGCCCATGTCGACCAAAAACCGAAAAAACCAATTGCCACAGTTTTACTTATTCATGGCATTGGTAATTCTGGTGCAGCCTGGGATAGTGTCGTGGCTAAACTGCCAGACTCTATTCATGTCATCTCCATCGATTTGCTTGGTTTTGGAAATTCTCCTCGGCCGGCTTGGGCTATATACAATGCCAAAACCCAGGCACGTTCCGTATTAACGACTCTATTGAAGCTCAAAGCCCGTCACCCTATTATTATCGTGGGTCACTCGCTTGGTGCTCTCGTTGCAGTTGAGTTTGCCAAACGATATCCATTATTGGTGCGTTCTTTAATATTGGTAAGCCCGCCGTTTTATCAGTCCGTTACAAATTCATCAAAACAGCTTCCAAATGCAGATCGTATGCGCCGAGAAATATACAGGCTAATTAAAAAGCGGCCCGACCAGCTTATTCAAATTGCCAATCTCGCGCTCAAGCTCGGTCTCCTTAATAAAACATTCAATCTTACAAAAGACAACGCCTCTATTTATCTAAATGCACTTGAAGCTAGTATACTCAATCAGACCTCTCTTCACGATGCTGAGCATCTTAAGCTACCTATCCGTATACTCTATGGAATGCTCGATCCGGTTATTGCTTCACGGAATCTTGCGTATCTTGCACAAAAAAACAAATATGTACGAACAACTGCCGTCCTGGCTTCTCATGAGGTACTTGGAACATTTGCCAGTAAAGTGGCCGATGCTATTAAGGCCAGTGTGACCGACGAAGTTGCTGGGAATACTCGGCTATGA
- the rpmJ gene encoding 50S ribosomal protein L36 codes for MKVRASVKKISPDDILVRRKGRLRVINKKKPKNKQRQG; via the coding sequence ATGAAAGTTCGTGCGAGTGTAAAGAAAATCAGTCCCGATGACATTTTGGTGCGCCGTAAAGGCCGCCTTCGTGTTATCAACAAGAAAAAACCTAAGAATAAGCAAAGGCAGGGTTAA
- the rpsK gene encoding 30S ribosomal protein S11, with product MADAKSTRKKQRRSVPSGQLHIQATFNNTIITFSDKKGNVLASSSAGASGFRGSKKGTAYAAQVAAEKAAEAVKSLHGMSSVDVFVKGVGLGRDAAIRALDNFDINVESIKDVTGVPHGGVRPRKARRA from the coding sequence ATGGCAGACGCTAAATCAACTCGAAAAAAGCAACGCCGATCAGTTCCTTCTGGTCAGCTGCACATCCAGGCAACGTTTAATAATACGATTATTACGTTCTCTGACAAAAAAGGTAATGTACTCGCCTCAAGTAGTGCCGGTGCATCAGGATTCCGCGGAAGCAAAAAAGGAACAGCATATGCTGCTCAGGTTGCCGCAGAAAAAGCTGCTGAAGCTGTGAAATCTCTTCATGGTATGAGCAGTGTCGATGTATTTGTAAAAGGCGTTGGTCTTGGTCGCGACGCAGCGATCCGAGCACTCGACAACTTCGATATCAATGTTGAAAGCATCAAGGACGTAACAGGTGTGCCACACGGTGGTGTTCGTCCTCGTAAGGCACGGAGGGCGTAA
- the rpsI gene encoding 30S ribosomal protein S9, whose amino-acid sequence MAEGKYFYGLGRRKSATARARLYSGKGVVTINDKPAAEYLSDNKTLLAEVTDPLALVNKQKEFDVTIRVNGGGLAGQVDAIKLAIAKALTTAHGDLRSTLKKAEFLRRDPREKERKKYGLRSARKREQYSKR is encoded by the coding sequence ATGGCTGAAGGTAAATACTTTTACGGCCTTGGACGACGCAAGAGCGCTACAGCCCGTGCACGTCTATACAGTGGCAAGGGCGTTGTAACGATTAACGACAAGCCAGCAGCCGAGTACCTTTCGGACAACAAGACATTGCTTGCCGAAGTTACTGACCCACTTGCGCTTGTAAACAAGCAAAAAGAGTTCGACGTAACCATTCGTGTTAACGGTGGCGGTCTTGCGGGGCAAGTTGATGCAATTAAACTTGCTATCGCAAAGGCACTTACTACGGCACACGGTGATCTTCGAAGTACGCTGAAGAAGGCTGAGTTCCTTCGCCGTGATCCACGCGAGAAAGAGCGTAAGAAATACGGTCTTCGCAGTGCTCGTAAGCGCGAACAATACTCAAAGCGTTAA
- the infA gene encoding translation initiation factor IF-1 codes for MADQKGVIRVKGKVVEALPNTQFRIELENGHKITGHISGKMRRHYIRLVPEDKVEVEMSPYDLTKGRIVYRFDERQARPQAA; via the coding sequence ATGGCTGATCAAAAAGGAGTTATTCGAGTAAAAGGGAAGGTAGTGGAAGCACTGCCTAATACTCAATTCCGGATAGAACTTGAGAACGGTCATAAGATCACCGGCCACATTAGCGGTAAAATGCGAAGGCATTATATTCGACTAGTGCCGGAGGATAAAGTGGAAGTCGAGATGAGCCCTTATGATCTTACCAAGGGCAGAATCGTCTACCGCTTCGATGAACGACAGGCTCGCCCACAAGCGGCCTAA
- a CDS encoding RluA family pseudouridine synthase — protein MKLATNDTIAILQKFNVADTDARSREIDQLKVSHPTDHTTLASFRFHKQLYYLLVDITAEDDTNYLKTYIDEIAPGNNGEFMTNPNEESLASFAVPFKGKEAYLFKVAATKKRLDVYLSELYPETSRSTWQKYIKAGYVSVDEEGVTSSKQDVSGANNVAVAIPDATDYSNQDLPIVYIDDDIIVINKPVGVLTHAKGALSDEFTVADFFKRYTTYGLETNRPGIVHRLDRDTSGIMVGARTPEVATLLQKQFADRKVKKTYLAILEGILKEKEATIDLPIGRNPSLPSTFRVDPKGKSAITRYRVLNESNGKTLIQLMPQTGRTHQLRVHMNYLHAPILGDRVYGKQSNRRLYLHAHQLELTMPSGERKVFLAPTPSSFKQLFPDVS, from the coding sequence ATGAAGTTAGCCACGAACGATACGATCGCGATTCTTCAAAAGTTCAATGTAGCAGATACCGACGCTCGTTCGCGTGAGATTGACCAACTGAAAGTAAGCCATCCCACCGATCACACAACGTTAGCGAGCTTTCGCTTTCATAAGCAGCTCTACTATTTGCTTGTCGACATTACCGCCGAGGATGATACGAACTATCTGAAGACCTACATAGACGAGATAGCTCCTGGTAATAATGGTGAATTCATGACAAACCCTAACGAAGAGTCACTGGCCTCGTTTGCCGTACCGTTTAAAGGCAAGGAAGCTTACTTGTTTAAGGTTGCCGCGACAAAAAAGCGGCTCGATGTTTACCTGAGCGAGCTTTATCCCGAAACATCACGAAGCACGTGGCAAAAGTACATCAAGGCAGGATATGTTAGCGTTGACGAAGAGGGCGTCACTTCTTCCAAGCAGGATGTAAGCGGCGCAAATAATGTAGCCGTAGCTATTCCGGATGCAACGGATTATTCAAACCAAGACTTACCCATCGTCTATATTGACGACGACATTATCGTTATTAATAAGCCAGTTGGTGTGCTGACTCATGCAAAAGGTGCCTTAAGCGATGAGTTCACCGTAGCAGATTTTTTTAAGCGGTATACAACCTACGGCCTGGAGACAAATCGCCCGGGTATCGTCCATCGTCTTGATCGCGATACAAGCGGTATTATGGTGGGAGCACGGACACCCGAAGTAGCAACATTACTTCAAAAACAATTTGCCGATCGTAAAGTTAAAAAAACGTATCTTGCGATTCTCGAAGGGATATTAAAAGAAAAAGAAGCCACAATCGATCTTCCTATTGGTAGGAATCCTTCGCTTCCAAGTACGTTTCGTGTTGATCCAAAAGGCAAATCAGCTATTACCCGTTACCGAGTCTTGAATGAATCAAACGGCAAGACGCTCATACAACTAATGCCGCAGACGGGTCGAACTCACCAGCTTCGTGTGCATATGAACTATCTCCATGCGCCAATACTAGGCGACAGAGTGTACGGAAAGCAAAGCAATCGCCGCCTCTATCTTCACGCCCATCAGCTCGAACTCACCATGCCTTCGGGGGAGAGAAAAGTATTTTTGGCCCCTACACCCTCGTCGTTTAAGCAACTCTTTCCGGATGTGTCATGA
- the rpmG gene encoding 50S ribosomal protein L33 codes for MAKKNTKRKLIALVSALTGHRIYTTINKQNHPEPLVKKAYDPLVRKHVEYKETKKNLGRNEIKPRKG; via the coding sequence ATGGCAAAGAAGAATACAAAGCGTAAATTGATTGCTCTTGTGAGTGCCCTAACTGGTCACCGCATCTACACAACGATCAATAAACAGAATCACCCCGAGCCTCTTGTAAAAAAGGCCTATGATCCTTTGGTGCGAAAACACGTCGAATACAAGGAAACCAAAAAGAACCTTGGCCGCAACGAAATCAAACCACGTAAAGGCTAA
- the rplM gene encoding 50S ribosomal protein L13 produces the protein MATNVKTYSQKPSEVTRRWILIDASEAPLGRVATQIATYLIGKYKPSYTPHIDGGDYVVVINAEMAVLTGDKETGKVYYRHSGFPGGIKEATAKEVREKQPELLIENAVKGMLPKNKLSPERLKRLKIFTGSEHAHTAQTPEKVEVK, from the coding sequence ATGGCAACTAACGTAAAAACCTACTCACAAAAACCAAGCGAAGTAACTCGTCGTTGGATTCTTATCGACGCGAGTGAAGCTCCACTTGGTCGCGTTGCAACACAAATTGCAACCTACCTAATTGGAAAATACAAGCCAAGTTACACACCACATATCGATGGTGGCGACTATGTCGTCGTCATCAATGCCGAGATGGCAGTTTTGACCGGTGATAAAGAGACAGGCAAAGTATATTACCGCCACAGCGGTTTCCCCGGTGGAATCAAAGAAGCAACCGCTAAAGAGGTGCGCGAGAAGCAACCGGAGCTTCTTATCGAGAACGCCGTAAAAGGTATGCTCCCTAAGAACAAGCTTTCTCCTGAGCGTCTGAAGCGACTTAAAATCTTCACAGGAAGTGAGCATGCACATACCGCTCAAACTCCTGAGAAAGTTGAGGTAAAGTAA
- the rpsD gene encoding 30S ribosomal protein S4, whose protein sequence is MARDTSPIVKQSRREGYALHPKAHKILAKKSGIPGQHSGGRQSKPSLYATQLREKQKVRRIYGLLEKQFARLMNEASRKQGLSGENLLQLLELRMDNAVYRAGFATSRRAARQLVSHGHFMLNGRRVDIPSIRLKPGDEITVREKSMKSGYFSQIDDVVKNSIQGPLSWLKSDAKKVKIEITGLPKREEAEADINEQLIVEYYSR, encoded by the coding sequence ATGGCACGAGATACTTCACCAATCGTGAAGCAGAGTCGCCGCGAAGGCTACGCGCTTCACCCTAAAGCACATAAAATTCTAGCAAAAAAATCTGGTATTCCAGGTCAACACAGTGGCGGTCGTCAAAGCAAGCCAAGCTTGTACGCGACTCAGCTCCGTGAAAAACAAAAAGTTCGCCGCATCTACGGTCTGCTCGAAAAGCAATTCGCTCGCCTTATGAACGAAGCGTCACGCAAGCAAGGCCTTAGCGGTGAGAACTTGCTTCAGCTGTTAGAGCTTCGTATGGATAACGCGGTATATCGCGCTGGATTCGCTACGAGTCGTCGCGCAGCTCGCCAACTGGTGAGCCACGGACACTTTATGCTCAATGGTCGACGCGTTGACATTCCTTCCATTCGTCTCAAACCTGGTGACGAAATTACCGTACGCGAAAAAAGCATGAAATCTGGCTACTTCTCTCAAATTGATGACGTGGTAAAAAACTCAATCCAAGGTCCACTTAGCTGGCTAAAAAGCGATGCCAAGAAGGTTAAGATTGAAATTACCGGGTTACCAAAACGCGAAGAAGCCGAGGCAGACATTAACGAACAGCTCATTGTTGAGTACTACTCACGTTAA
- a CDS encoding RsmB/NOP family class I SAM-dependent RNA methyltransferase, which translates to MTKKSSPEAKREKKLSQLLERSSLVMNSSLEKTREQLGSTLIQSVRINPLVDDPEMTLRSMYQLGWRGQKVSWCNYGYSIDEGFEQLRDSSLVANGAIYIQNESSWLPVVLLDALAGNSVLDICAAPGGKTSHIAATMHNSGRLVANDNSRPRLAKLAANLKRLGVEAELTLYDATRLSHNFNEPFDKILLDAPCSGEGLIDIRKRKTLDTWSIAHIRRLSQLQKKLIFQGWKLLKPGGRLVYSTCTMAPEEDEGVVNWLLKRQPDAHVIEPIFRTARSMSGIPAWNGTTYAKSLERAIRIFPGEGREAFFVCVLEKSRDV; encoded by the coding sequence ATGACAAAAAAATCGAGCCCCGAGGCAAAACGTGAAAAAAAGCTATCTCAACTGTTAGAGCGGTCTTCGCTAGTAATGAATTCGTCTCTGGAAAAGACGCGTGAGCAGCTTGGAAGTACGCTCATTCAGTCGGTGCGGATCAACCCGCTTGTTGATGACCCCGAGATGACACTCCGCTCGATGTATCAGCTTGGCTGGCGCGGACAAAAGGTCTCCTGGTGTAACTATGGATATTCTATCGATGAAGGGTTTGAGCAATTGCGAGATAGTAGTTTGGTGGCAAATGGGGCTATTTATATTCAAAATGAGTCGAGTTGGCTTCCTGTCGTGCTTCTAGATGCTTTAGCTGGCAACAGCGTGCTTGATATTTGTGCGGCTCCCGGCGGCAAAACAAGCCATATCGCTGCGACTATGCACAACTCCGGCAGACTTGTAGCTAACGATAACTCCCGCCCAAGGCTTGCAAAACTTGCAGCCAACCTCAAACGCCTTGGAGTAGAGGCTGAGTTGACACTGTACGACGCGACTCGGCTATCGCACAATTTTAATGAACCATTTGATAAAATACTTCTCGATGCTCCGTGTAGCGGCGAGGGACTCATTGACATACGAAAAAGAAAAACACTTGATACATGGTCGATCGCTCATATCAGACGGTTATCACAGCTCCAAAAGAAGTTAATTTTTCAAGGGTGGAAGTTGTTGAAGCCTGGCGGCAGATTGGTTTATAGCACATGCACGATGGCGCCCGAAGAAGATGAAGGTGTTGTAAACTGGCTCTTGAAACGACAACCAGATGCTCATGTTATCGAGCCTATATTTCGCACAGCAAGAAGTATGTCAGGAATCCCAGCATGGAACGGAACAACGTATGCTAAATCCCTAGAACGAGCCATCCGTATCTTTCCCGGCGAGGGGAGGGAAGCGTTCTTTGTATGTGTATTAGAAAAGAGTCGCGATGTTTGA
- the rplQ gene encoding 50S ribosomal protein L17, protein MHRHGYKGRKFGRERDQRRALLKGLATSLVEHGKIETTLPKAKELVRYIEKLITKAKKGDLANRRMVIAGLSTQAAAFKLVDEIAPQLTGRTSGHVRVERTRLRVGDGAQMATIAFVDELKPALKKEEVKA, encoded by the coding sequence ATGCATCGACACGGATACAAAGGGCGCAAGTTTGGTCGCGAACGCGATCAGCGCCGCGCACTGCTTAAAGGCTTAGCGACCAGCCTTGTCGAACACGGCAAGATTGAAACAACGCTTCCAAAAGCCAAAGAGCTCGTGCGTTACATTGAAAAGTTAATTACAAAGGCCAAGAAGGGCGATCTTGCGAACCGCCGAATGGTGATCGCGGGTCTGAGTACTCAAGCAGCAGCATTCAAGCTGGTTGATGAGATCGCACCTCAGCTTACCGGCCGTACCAGCGGACATGTTCGTGTTGAGCGAACCCGCCTCCGTGTCGGTGACGGTGCACAAATGGCCACAATTGCCTTTGTCGACGAGCTGAAACCAGCTCTTAAAAAGGAAGAGGTGAAGGCGTAA
- the trpS gene encoding tryptophan--tRNA ligase, whose protein sequence is MAKATILTGLRANNDLTIGNYFGAMLPMIDMAKQKSNDYQINMFIPDLHSFTTPINHGELYDQIIHNARLFAAAGLPLDNDNIHLYRQSYIPAHSELTWILDCFTGFGEMSRMTQFKDKSASIGDDRVSLGLFNYPVLMAADILLYDAEYVPVGDDQTQHLEFARDIAERMNGRFGDIFTVPKSVKAQHEFFGKDQGLRIKDLQDPTKKMSKSDNTGKGVIFLGDDPALAAKKVMGATTDDRADIQFDRTNQPGITNLLEILALLRAAPAEQIVEEFKGQSRYGDFKKIVASEIETFLRSFQQNLAATNDYLIHAKLEASEKAMSEIANATLLRAQQAVGLRAKES, encoded by the coding sequence ATGGCAAAAGCGACTATCTTAACGGGCCTTCGAGCTAACAATGACCTTACGATCGGCAATTATTTTGGCGCCATGCTTCCTATGATCGATATGGCCAAGCAAAAGTCAAATGACTATCAAATTAATATGTTCATTCCCGATCTCCATAGCTTTACTACACCGATCAATCACGGTGAACTCTACGATCAAATCATTCATAATGCGCGGTTGTTTGCGGCAGCCGGCCTCCCTCTGGATAACGATAATATCCATTTGTATCGCCAAAGCTATATCCCGGCTCATAGTGAACTGACGTGGATCCTTGATTGTTTTACCGGTTTTGGCGAAATGAGCCGCATGACCCAATTCAAGGACAAATCTGCTAGTATCGGCGATGACCGCGTAAGTCTAGGATTATTCAATTATCCGGTTTTAATGGCTGCCGATATCCTACTCTACGATGCAGAATATGTACCGGTGGGAGACGATCAAACGCAGCACCTGGAGTTTGCACGGGATATCGCTGAGCGGATGAATGGCCGTTTTGGGGATATTTTTACCGTACCAAAATCAGTCAAAGCACAGCATGAGTTTTTTGGAAAAGACCAAGGCCTTCGCATTAAAGACCTTCAAGACCCAACCAAAAAAATGAGCAAAAGCGACAATACGGGGAAGGGTGTGATTTTCCTTGGCGACGATCCCGCATTAGCGGCCAAAAAGGTAATGGGAGCTACCACCGATGATCGAGCCGACATACAGTTTGATCGCACTAACCAACCAGGTATTACAAACTTGCTTGAAATCCTAGCTTTACTTCGCGCGGCACCAGCTGAACAAATTGTAGAGGAATTTAAAGGTCAATCACGCTACGGAGATTTTAAAAAGATAGTCGCGAGTGAGATCGAGACCTTTCTTCGCAGCTTTCAGCAAAATTTGGCGGCAACGAACGATTATCTTATTCACGCCAAACTAGAAGCTTCTGAAAAAGCAATGTCTGAGATTGCCAACGCAACGCTTCTTCGAGCGCAGCAAGCTGTCGGATTGAGGGCAAAGGAATCGTAA
- the rpsM gene encoding 30S ribosomal protein S13, with protein MARIAGVVIPSEKQVVIALTYIYGIGPHFASTILAAAKVEPTTRVKDLTEAEEQRIREIIDKDYTTEGDLQRLVTNNIKRLKDVNAYRGLRHKAKLPVRGQRTRTNARTRKGKSVAVGGTQKKAASKT; from the coding sequence ATGGCTCGAATTGCTGGGGTAGTTATCCCATCAGAAAAGCAAGTCGTGATCGCATTGACGTATATCTACGGCATCGGTCCGCACTTCGCTTCGACCATCCTTGCGGCGGCTAAAGTAGAGCCGACCACTCGGGTGAAAGATCTCACCGAGGCTGAAGAACAGCGTATTCGTGAAATAATCGATAAAGATTATACGACCGAAGGCGACCTACAGCGCTTGGTAACAAATAACATTAAGCGCCTCAAGGACGTCAACGCGTACCGAGGTCTTCGCCACAAGGCAAAACTTCCAGTACGCGGTCAACGAACCCGTACGAACGCACGAACTCGTAAGGGTAAGTCAGTAGCAGTAGGCGGAACACAAAAGAAGGCCGCGTCTAAGACGTAG
- a CDS encoding DNA-directed RNA polymerase subunit alpha yields MSKVIHNPALAAVNEMGANEAEFVIEPLFANYGYTLGNSLRRVLLSSIRGGAMVAFRIEGVSHEFTTVEGVKEDVVDIMLNIKNIRLKVHSDEPVELRLEKKGAGVITAADIKTTADVEVVNPEQVIATIDDPKKSIIIDFVAEAGRGYRSIEESSEARIHSDMIALDAMFSPVLRVRYKVDGTRVGQDTNLDKLRLIVETDGTITPQDAFEEAAAILVNQYTALAGSTTVAAAPAPGQASVNDDDELNTPIEELDLTARTANALINNEIRTVRDLVTLSEQDLRELKGFGSKALDEVKDKLAELEL; encoded by the coding sequence ATGTCAAAAGTAATTCACAACCCTGCACTAGCCGCAGTAAACGAAATGGGTGCAAACGAAGCCGAATTCGTCATCGAGCCACTCTTCGCTAACTATGGCTATACCCTTGGTAACAGCCTTCGCCGCGTACTTCTTTCAAGTATCCGCGGTGGCGCGATGGTAGCATTCCGAATTGAAGGTGTCAGTCACGAATTCACAACTGTTGAAGGTGTTAAAGAAGATGTTGTTGACATCATGCTTAACATCAAAAATATCCGACTCAAGGTTCATAGCGACGAGCCGGTTGAGCTTCGTCTTGAGAAAAAAGGCGCTGGTGTTATTACCGCTGCCGATATCAAGACGACGGCTGATGTAGAGGTGGTCAACCCTGAGCAAGTCATTGCAACAATTGACGACCCAAAAAAGTCAATTATTATCGATTTCGTCGCAGAAGCCGGACGGGGTTACCGTTCAATTGAAGAGTCAAGCGAAGCTCGTATTCACAGCGATATGATTGCGCTTGATGCAATGTTTAGCCCAGTGCTTCGCGTACGCTATAAAGTTGATGGTACACGTGTCGGACAAGATACAAACCTTGATAAGCTTCGCCTTATTGTTGAGACTGATGGAACAATTACTCCTCAGGACGCATTCGAAGAGGCTGCTGCTATCTTGGTAAACCAATATACTGCACTTGCCGGTAGCACTACAGTTGCCGCAGCACCTGCGCCAGGCCAGGCATCAGTAAACGATGACGACGAGCTCAACACTCCGATTGAAGAACTTGATCTGACCGCTCGTACGGCAAACGCACTGATCAACAACGAAATCCGTACTGTTCGCGACCTTGTAACACTTAGCGAACAAGATCTCCGCGAGCTAAAAGGCTTTGGATCAAAGGCACTGGATGAAGTTAAAGATAAACTAGCGGAGCTTGAACTCTAA